A section of the Natronolimnobius sp. AArcel1 genome encodes:
- a CDS encoding GNAT family N-acetyltransferase produces MTTKSDAATPVQIRTARPADGEAIGRLFTNSPDEGAVSFAPRFAYDPYDVYAGLRPDTTGFVAETDDGRLAGVGFVSFTEARFDDELRPSALLNALAVHPDFRGQGLAKRIVTQRIEFAREQLGEDCVVFSNIQHGNDPSEAVAEWWADSLESEFVMYPASPLEEGPTTDRIAIHDGTLDEQAVAVEQSNEFYSETDVYRPYTASGLTDRLGDSPIEEPIHRYVVATVDDEVVAGVFASDMHKVMSLVVDSLPPELEEADSLPPAIPDSKELRMTMLSDLWYASGHEDAARTLWETLRANPGGANRLMLNYDPRGPLGDVLELEAGVGEMSLSVAIAGAPVRNDPIAPLF; encoded by the coding sequence ATGACAACCAAAAGCGATGCAGCGACACCCGTGCAGATCCGAACCGCACGACCTGCCGATGGAGAGGCGATTGGACGACTCTTTACGAACAGTCCTGACGAAGGGGCCGTGAGTTTTGCACCACGGTTTGCGTACGATCCATACGACGTCTACGCTGGGTTACGACCTGATACGACGGGATTTGTTGCCGAAACCGATGATGGGCGACTCGCAGGAGTGGGTTTCGTTTCATTTACCGAAGCGCGCTTCGACGATGAACTACGGCCAAGTGCACTATTAAACGCGCTTGCAGTCCATCCTGATTTCCGCGGGCAGGGACTAGCCAAACGGATTGTCACACAACGTATCGAGTTCGCCCGAGAACAACTGGGCGAAGACTGCGTTGTGTTCTCGAATATCCAGCACGGAAACGATCCCTCAGAAGCGGTCGCTGAATGGTGGGCCGATTCGCTCGAGTCCGAGTTCGTCATGTATCCCGCCTCACCGCTCGAGGAGGGTCCGACCACCGACCGCATTGCTATTCACGACGGAACTCTGGATGAGCAAGCAGTTGCCGTCGAACAGTCAAACGAATTCTACTCCGAGACGGACGTGTACCGACCGTACACAGCTTCGGGCCTGACAGACCGGCTTGGTGATTCGCCGATCGAGGAACCGATTCATCGCTACGTCGTTGCGACCGTCGACGACGAGGTCGTTGCAGGCGTTTTCGCCTCGGACATGCACAAAGTGATGTCTCTTGTTGTTGATTCACTGCCACCGGAACTCGAGGAGGCAGACTCACTGCCACCGGCGATTCCCGACAGCAAGGAACTTCGAATGACGATGCTCTCTGACCTTTGGTATGCATCCGGACACGAAGACGCCGCACGGACACTCTGGGAAACGCTTCGGGCGAATCCTGGCGGCGCGAATCGCCTTATGCTGAATTACGATCCACGGGGACCGCTCGGCGATGTCCTCGAGCTTGAGGCAGGTGTTGGCGAAATGAGTCTCTCTGTTGCGATTGCGGGTGCACCGGTTCGGAACGATCCAATTGCGCCGTTGTTCTGA
- the dgoD gene encoding galactonate dehydratase, protein MTRITEYELFEVPPRWVFLKITTSDGTVGWGEPVVEGRAKTVRTAVEELMDNYLLDEDPSRIEHHWQRLYRGGFYRGGPILMSAISGIDQALWDIKAKQFDAPIYELLGGAARDRIRVYQWIGGDRPSEVGHAAVEKVDNGFTALKMNGTSEMRRVDTPGAVQEARDRLSEVRDAVGDDVDIGVDFHGRVSKPMAKRLVEALEPYEPMFIEEPVLPEHNDALPEIAQHTTVPIATGERMYSRWDFKSLFKQGVVDVIQPDLSHAGGITEVKKIASMAEAYDVAVAPHCPLGPIALASCIQVDACTPNALIQEQSLNIHYNQTSDVLDYLADPTVFEYQDGYVTLPTGPGLGINIDEDVVRERAAQDVNWHNPVWRHDDGSVAEW, encoded by the coding sequence ATGACAAGAATCACTGAGTACGAACTGTTCGAGGTACCGCCACGCTGGGTATTCCTCAAAATCACGACGAGCGACGGCACCGTTGGCTGGGGAGAGCCAGTCGTCGAAGGCCGTGCAAAGACCGTCCGTACTGCTGTCGAGGAACTGATGGACAACTATCTCCTCGATGAAGATCCGTCACGGATCGAGCATCACTGGCAACGCCTCTACCGCGGGGGCTTCTATCGCGGTGGACCCATTCTCATGAGCGCCATCTCTGGAATCGACCAGGCGCTGTGGGACATCAAAGCAAAGCAGTTTGATGCACCAATCTACGAATTACTTGGTGGTGCTGCCCGCGACCGTATTCGTGTCTACCAATGGATCGGTGGCGACCGGCCGTCCGAGGTCGGTCACGCTGCAGTTGAAAAAGTTGACAACGGCTTTACCGCATTGAAAATGAACGGCACCTCGGAGATGCGCCGTGTCGATACTCCTGGGGCCGTTCAGGAGGCTCGAGACCGGCTATCCGAAGTTCGTGACGCCGTTGGTGATGATGTCGACATCGGCGTGGACTTCCATGGCCGTGTCAGCAAACCGATGGCCAAGCGACTCGTCGAGGCTCTCGAGCCGTACGAACCGATGTTCATCGAAGAGCCAGTCTTGCCGGAACACAACGACGCGCTCCCAGAAATCGCTCAGCACACGACGGTTCCAATCGCGACCGGTGAACGAATGTACTCTCGGTGGGACTTTAAATCGCTGTTCAAGCAGGGCGTCGTTGACGTGATCCAGCCGGACCTCTCCCACGCTGGCGGCATTACCGAGGTCAAGAAAATTGCGAGCATGGCAGAGGCCTACGACGTTGCCGTTGCGCCACATTGTCCGCTCGGACCAATCGCACTGGCTTCGTGTATTCAGGTTGACGCCTGTACACCAAATGCACTGATTCAGGAACAGAGTCTCAATATCCACTACAATCAAACGAGTGATGTGCTCGATTACCTGGCTGATCCGACCGTCTTCGAGTACCAGGATGGGTACGTCACCCTGCCAACTGGGCCTGGGTTAGGCATCAATATTGACGAGGACGTCGTTCGCGAACGCGCGGCACAAGACGTCAACTGGCACAATCCAGTCTGGAGACACGACGACGGGAGCGTCGCCGAGTGGTAG
- a CDS encoding helix-turn-helix domain-containing protein: MTDDLSVSLPDDAFGVLSHDLRLAVLDVLQRAQKADTFAAEPVAYAELAMLVSERLEKDFTRDSGNFNYHLRTLRDAGFIRRVDGGYRIRQAGVRVVRAVRAGNISNETQFESVPINEPCPYCNAESTISLDDDWLFIRCSSCDGAFAQDETLPSGTLAGFEVSPASVQGRDPIETFKVAFQLGQQVHRSFAAGICPECGGTTTTEILETCLEHELTEEHVCDACGRTTDEFVAVSCDVCNRSLMTFPAIVVATDPHVIATMYERGRDVTDQTWGALSRPPDWPCHHVQTEPPILEYVIPVPDGEDIRVQLDMSLTVRIINP; this comes from the coding sequence ATGACAGACGATCTCTCCGTGAGTTTACCGGATGATGCCTTTGGGGTACTGAGTCATGATCTTCGACTGGCTGTCTTAGACGTTCTGCAACGGGCACAAAAGGCCGATACGTTCGCCGCCGAACCCGTTGCCTATGCTGAACTCGCTATGTTGGTCAGTGAACGCCTCGAGAAGGACTTTACGCGAGATTCTGGCAATTTCAATTACCATCTTCGAACACTACGAGACGCGGGATTCATCCGTCGGGTTGATGGGGGATATCGCATCCGTCAGGCAGGCGTTCGGGTTGTTCGCGCCGTCAGAGCAGGAAACATTTCTAATGAGACACAGTTCGAGTCGGTTCCGATCAACGAGCCCTGTCCGTACTGCAACGCAGAGTCAACAATTTCGTTAGACGATGATTGGCTGTTTATCCGCTGTTCGTCCTGCGATGGGGCCTTCGCACAGGACGAAACGCTTCCTAGTGGAACACTGGCTGGATTCGAAGTATCGCCAGCTAGCGTCCAGGGTCGTGACCCAATCGAGACATTCAAAGTTGCGTTTCAACTCGGCCAACAAGTGCACCGATCGTTCGCTGCAGGTATTTGTCCAGAGTGTGGTGGCACAACCACGACAGAAATTCTCGAGACCTGCCTCGAGCATGAATTGACAGAAGAACACGTCTGTGATGCCTGTGGACGAACGACGGATGAGTTCGTTGCCGTTTCGTGTGATGTGTGTAATCGATCGCTGATGACGTTTCCGGCAATCGTCGTTGCGACTGATCCACATGTCATCGCAACTATGTACGAACGTGGGAGAGACGTCACTGATCAGACGTGGGGAGCACTCTCTCGACCACCCGATTGGCCGTGTCACCACGTTCAGACTGAGCCACCAATTCTCGAGTATGTGATCCCTGTACCTGACGGAGAGGATATCCGCGTACAACTCGATATGTCACTAACGGTCCGTATCATAAATCCATGA
- a CDS encoding PAS domain S-box protein — protein sequence MNDSARSAEFLLWGDADNSEALQHYRALINTIDDGVYRLDGEGRLIAFNDALVALTGYTRETLRGEHMSVLFGGDTLAISREVDRLRANPDEQSNILTLSIGTAAEEQIHCTVRVTVLETSNGPQGAVGIVRECPDCDGTGPETTEATFRRLFENVPGNYLIVKPGNHKIIAVSDAYLEATMTDRADVLGASLFEIFPNNPDDPADGAENLRRSLETVTETGEIDVMSVTHYPIPTRESGGEEFEERWWSPINSPVFTSDGDLEYIIHSVDDVTPIVQELHADGDMELLQDPDTPVDEQLASDVVLRGQKVLREAKQEAYEQLRESEERFRALVTTTSDAVFTTNAAWTEVQSVEGTNFFPNTDEDGSSWIDEHVPSADRPRVRETIDDAIRTQQSFELEHRIIREDGSVTWVVSRATPLLDDDGTVTRWLGTANDVTERVEREQELEDAKERLEAAAEAGAVGTWEWHIPDDRMVTSASFANKFGIDPDAATEGVSLEEFITAIHEDDRERVKQRIEDAIESGDEYDQEYRVWNDDGDLRWVVARGHVTYDDDGEPVLFPGALADITERKQFERKLEASNQRLEQFAYAASHDLQEPLRMVTSYLQLVENRYADELDEDGQEFIDYAVDGAERMREMINGLLEYSRIETHGDPFEPVELDAVLADVRQDLHMRIEESNAEITAESLPRVDGDAGQLRQVFQNLLSNAIEYSGDDPPRVTVSATTEGSDALISVADEGIGIEPDNSERVFELFQSLHPTDQHSGTGIGLAVCTRIIERHSGDIWLESEPGSGTTFYFTLPRADTTV from the coding sequence ATGAACGACTCGGCGAGGTCTGCTGAATTTCTATTGTGGGGTGATGCAGACAATTCTGAAGCCCTCCAGCACTATCGGGCTCTTATCAATACGATCGACGATGGAGTCTACCGACTCGATGGTGAGGGACGTCTCATCGCGTTCAACGATGCGCTTGTTGCGCTGACTGGATACACACGCGAGACACTGCGTGGCGAGCACATGTCTGTGCTCTTCGGCGGAGACACTTTGGCGATCAGTCGCGAGGTCGACAGACTTCGAGCGAACCCAGACGAACAGAGCAACATCCTTACCCTTAGTATCGGGACTGCCGCCGAAGAACAGATTCACTGTACTGTCCGAGTCACCGTCCTCGAGACGAGCAACGGCCCACAGGGAGCTGTTGGCATTGTTCGCGAATGCCCTGACTGTGATGGAACGGGTCCAGAGACCACGGAAGCGACCTTCCGCCGGTTGTTCGAGAACGTTCCAGGGAACTATCTCATTGTCAAACCTGGGAACCACAAAATAATCGCCGTGAGCGACGCTTATCTCGAGGCGACGATGACTGATCGGGCGGATGTCTTGGGTGCTTCACTCTTTGAAATCTTTCCGAACAACCCTGACGACCCGGCTGATGGCGCCGAAAACTTGCGCCGTTCACTCGAGACAGTTACTGAGACCGGTGAGATCGATGTAATGTCGGTGACACACTATCCGATTCCCACCCGTGAGTCGGGTGGTGAGGAATTCGAGGAACGCTGGTGGAGCCCGATTAATTCGCCGGTTTTCACCTCAGACGGTGATCTCGAGTATATTATCCATTCTGTTGACGATGTCACGCCAATCGTTCAGGAGCTTCATGCAGATGGTGACATGGAGTTGTTGCAGGACCCCGACACGCCCGTCGACGAACAACTCGCATCCGATGTTGTCTTGCGTGGACAGAAGGTTCTCCGAGAGGCAAAGCAGGAGGCGTACGAACAACTGCGTGAGAGCGAAGAGCGGTTTCGTGCGTTAGTGACGACGACATCAGATGCTGTGTTCACGACGAACGCAGCGTGGACCGAGGTACAGAGTGTTGAGGGGACCAATTTCTTCCCCAATACTGACGAAGACGGATCATCGTGGATTGACGAGCACGTCCCGTCTGCGGACCGGCCCCGTGTTCGGGAAACCATCGACGACGCTATTCGTACACAACAAAGCTTCGAGCTTGAACACCGTATTATTCGCGAGGATGGTAGTGTCACCTGGGTCGTCTCGCGTGCCACCCCGCTTTTAGATGACGATGGAACCGTCACTCGCTGGCTCGGGACGGCGAACGACGTCACCGAACGGGTCGAACGCGAGCAAGAACTTGAGGATGCAAAAGAGCGGTTGGAGGCGGCGGCCGAAGCCGGTGCTGTTGGAACGTGGGAGTGGCACATTCCCGACGACCGGATGGTCACGAGTGCGTCGTTTGCCAATAAGTTCGGGATTGATCCGGACGCAGCTACTGAGGGGGTTTCACTTGAGGAGTTCATCACAGCCATCCACGAAGACGATCGCGAGCGCGTTAAACAACGAATCGAGGACGCCATCGAGTCGGGAGACGAGTACGACCAGGAGTATCGGGTCTGGAACGACGACGGCGACCTCCGATGGGTGGTTGCCCGCGGTCACGTCACGTACGACGACGATGGTGAGCCTGTTTTGTTTCCCGGTGCACTGGCTGACATCACCGAGCGCAAGCAGTTCGAACGCAAACTCGAGGCTTCCAACCAACGACTCGAGCAGTTTGCGTACGCGGCCTCACACGACCTCCAAGAGCCGCTGCGGATGGTTACAAGCTATCTCCAGTTGGTCGAGAACCGCTACGCAGACGAACTCGACGAGGATGGCCAAGAATTCATCGACTACGCCGTCGACGGTGCTGAACGGATGCGCGAGATGATCAACGGTCTCCTCGAGTATTCACGGATCGAAACGCACGGCGATCCGTTCGAACCGGTCGAATTGGACGCTGTGCTGGCAGATGTTCGCCAGGACCTTCACATGCGAATCGAAGAAAGCAACGCCGAGATCACGGCTGAATCGCTGCCTCGAGTCGACGGTGACGCAGGCCAGTTGCGCCAGGTCTTCCAGAACTTGTTGTCGAACGCAATTGAGTATAGTGGGGACGATCCGCCACGAGTAACAGTCTCGGCGACCACGGAGGGCTCAGATGCACTCATATCGGTTGCTGACGAGGGAATCGGTATTGAGCCAGACAACAGCGAGCGTGTTTTCGAACTCTTTCAAAGCTTACATCCAACCGATCAGCATTCGGGAACGGGCATTGGACTTGCCGTTTGCACCCGCATCATCGAACGCCACAGCGGTGACATCTGGCTCGAGTCAGAACCCGGTTCTGGGACGACGTTCTACTTTACGCTCCCGCGTGCAGACACCACTGTGTGA
- a CDS encoding 5'-deoxyadenosine deaminase, giving the protein MLLSGTVIADASTVIEDGSIVVDGSRIEAVGPRETLRQRYPNLEERTVDILLPGLVGGHLHSVQSLGRGIADDHELLDWLFEYVLPMEASLTADEMEIAAKLGYLEMIESGTTTCIDHLSVNHAERAFEAAGEIGIRGVLGKVLMDQRAPEGLLESTEDALAESEQLIQEYHGAFDDRIRYAVTPRFAVSCTENCLRGARELADTYDGVRIHTHASENRSEIETVEGDTGLRNIHWLDEVGLTGEDVVLAHCVWTDESEREVLAETGTHVTHCPSSNMKLASGIAPVVDYLERGINVALGNDGPPCNNTLDPFTEMRQGSLLQKVDRLNPVAASASELLEMATLNGARAAGFDKLGAIREGWRADIIGIDTDHTRATPLHDPLSHLVYGAHGDDVVFSMIDGNVVLEDGEIQTVDANAIREEATAIADGFDLEGHRDAARNVQP; this is encoded by the coding sequence ATGTTACTCTCTGGAACCGTCATCGCCGATGCCTCGACCGTCATCGAAGACGGTAGCATCGTCGTTGATGGCTCGCGTATCGAGGCAGTCGGGCCTCGAGAGACGCTTCGCCAGCGCTATCCCAACCTCGAGGAACGCACAGTCGATATTCTTCTCCCGGGGCTCGTCGGCGGCCATCTCCACTCGGTACAGAGTCTCGGCCGTGGCATCGCCGACGATCACGAACTGCTCGATTGGCTGTTCGAGTACGTGTTGCCGATGGAAGCCTCGCTCACCGCAGACGAGATGGAAATCGCCGCGAAGTTGGGCTACCTCGAGATGATCGAGAGCGGGACAACGACCTGTATCGATCACCTCTCGGTCAATCACGCCGAACGGGCGTTCGAAGCAGCTGGCGAAATCGGCATTCGCGGCGTGTTGGGCAAGGTATTGATGGACCAACGCGCCCCCGAGGGACTGCTCGAGTCGACCGAAGACGCACTCGCTGAAAGCGAACAGCTCATTCAGGAGTACCATGGGGCGTTCGACGATCGCATCCGGTATGCGGTGACACCCCGATTTGCGGTCTCCTGTACTGAAAACTGTCTCCGCGGTGCTCGAGAGTTGGCAGACACCTATGACGGCGTTCGGATCCACACGCATGCAAGCGAAAATCGCAGTGAGATCGAAACCGTCGAAGGTGATACCGGCTTGCGAAACATCCACTGGCTCGACGAGGTCGGCCTTACCGGCGAAGATGTGGTGCTCGCACATTGCGTCTGGACTGACGAAAGCGAACGGGAGGTACTTGCAGAGACGGGTACCCACGTCACGCACTGCCCATCTTCGAACATGAAACTCGCAAGCGGGATTGCGCCGGTCGTTGACTATCTCGAGCGCGGGATCAACGTCGCACTGGGCAACGATGGCCCGCCGTGTAACAACACGCTCGATCCGTTCACCGAGATGCGCCAGGGGAGTCTCCTACAGAAAGTCGACCGACTCAACCCGGTTGCAGCCTCCGCAAGCGAACTACTCGAGATGGCGACACTGAACGGGGCACGCGCGGCTGGCTTCGACAAACTCGGCGCGATCCGTGAGGGATGGCGAGCCGATATCATCGGCATCGATACCGATCATACCCGGGCAACACCGCTGCATGATCCGCTCTCGCATCTCGTCTACGGCGCCCACGGCGACGACGTCGTATTCTCGATGATCGACGGCAACGTCGTTCTCGAGGACGGCGAGATTCAGACGGTCGACGCCAACGCAATTCGGGAGGAAGCGACCGCCATTGCCGATGGTTTTGATCTCGAGGGCCATCGGGACGCTGCCAGAAACGTTCAGCCATGA